A window of Planctomycetota bacterium contains these coding sequences:
- a CDS encoding addiction module protein: MPMTTLQEIIDAARTLSPAERRRLVDAVWDDEHPENWPALSPEWLAEVQRRSAEFDAGRMKASPWEDVQARVRRKAGLNG; this comes from the coding sequence ATGCCCATGACCACGCTTCAGGAAATCATCGACGCCGCACGGACGCTCAGCCCGGCTGAACGGCGGCGGCTCGTCGACGCCGTGTGGGATGACGAGCACCCCGAGAACTGGCCCGCCCTCAGCCCCGAATGGCTCGCTGAAGTTCAGCGGCGGTCGGCGGAGTTCGACGCGGGTCGCATGAAGGCCTCCCCGTGGGAGGATGTGCAGGCCCGTGTCCGGCGAAAGGCCGGACTCAATGGCTAA
- a CDS encoding GlsB/YeaQ/YmgE family stress response membrane protein: MNLLWFLLIGLAAGWLASQIMKGGGSGLVTDLIMGVIGSILGGFLFGLLGLSADGALGSFVTATVGAIVLIEGLRIINRSRI, encoded by the coding sequence ATGAATCTGCTGTGGTTTCTCCTGATCGGCCTCGCGGCCGGGTGGCTCGCGAGCCAGATCATGAAGGGGGGTGGCTCGGGGCTCGTCACCGATCTGATCATGGGCGTGATCGGCTCGATCCTCGGCGGGTTTTTGTTCGGCCTGCTCGGACTCTCGGCCGATGGTGCGCTCGGCAGCTTCGTCACGGCCACGGTCGGCGCGATCGTCCTGATCGAGGGGCTGCGGATAATCAACCGCTCGCGGATCTGA
- a CDS encoding nucleotidyltransferase domain-containing protein, with translation MIKTADAALLADMTRAIVAAVRPTQIVVFGSHARGDATADSDVDLLVVENEPFGPSRSRRAELRRIRRALSPFRVPKDVLDYSRDEVERWKGSSNHVIRTALREGRVLYSDE, from the coding sequence ATGATCAAAACCGCTGACGCAGCCTTGCTTGCCGACATGACCCGCGCGATCGTCGCCGCCGTACGGCCGACGCAGATTGTCGTGTTCGGCTCACACGCGAGAGGTGACGCCACCGCTGATTCCGACGTCGATCTCCTCGTCGTCGAGAACGAGCCATTCGGCCCCTCTCGAAGCCGTCGAGCAGAGTTAAGAAGGATTCGTCGCGCACTCTCGCCGTTTCGCGTGCCAAAAGACGTGCTTGACTACAGCCGGGACGAAGTCGAACGCTGGAAAGGTTCATCAAACCACGTCATCCGCACCGCACTGCGGGAAGGCCGGGTGCTCTACAGCGATGAATGA
- a CDS encoding helix-turn-helix transcriptional regulator, with protein MLAEMVLSEIRAALGKTQTQMARVAGMKQPSWAKLEGQSDMLISTLSKVIKAMGGELELTVRFPQGRVRLKQFELEAAAGK; from the coding sequence ATGCTGGCGGAGATGGTGCTGAGCGAGATCCGCGCGGCTCTCGGCAAGACGCAGACTCAGATGGCCCGCGTTGCGGGCATGAAGCAGCCCAGTTGGGCCAAGCTCGAAGGGCAGTCCGACATGCTGATCTCGACGCTAAGCAAGGTGATCAAGGCGATGGGCGGCGAGCTCGAGCTGACGGTGCGATTCCCCCAGGGCCGCGTCCGCTTGAAGCAGTTCGAACTCGAGGCCGCAGCCGGGAAATGA
- a CDS encoding DUF2283 domain-containing protein — translation MLPIDPQAFIDLLPAVRQAPGHSMQCTYDEPADVVYVSFKPEAEATDSELGPDDIVVRYRGDEVIGLTILHASRRTRGAST, via the coding sequence ATGCTGCCCATCGATCCACAAGCCTTTATCGACCTACTCCCCGCCGTGCGGCAAGCGCCCGGGCATTCGATGCAGTGCACGTATGACGAGCCGGCCGACGTGGTGTATGTCAGCTTCAAGCCGGAAGCCGAGGCGACAGACAGCGAACTCGGGCCCGACGATATCGTGGTGCGCTACCGGGGCGACGAAGTGATCGGCCTGACGATCCTGCACGCCAGCCGCCGGACCAGGGGCGCGAGCACATGA
- a CDS encoding DMT family protein, protein MPVLLQTTLLLICSNVFMTFAWYAHLKDLSGRPWFIAALVSWGVALAEYLLQVPANRIGYTTLNLGQLKILQEVIALAVFVPFAVLSMKQPLRLNYLWAALCICAAVYFVFQDSPKSAVGP, encoded by the coding sequence ATGCCCGTTCTGCTCCAGACCACGCTGCTGCTGATCTGCTCGAACGTGTTCATGACGTTCGCGTGGTACGCCCATCTCAAGGACTTGAGCGGACGGCCGTGGTTCATCGCGGCGCTCGTGAGCTGGGGCGTGGCGCTCGCCGAATACCTGCTCCAGGTGCCGGCCAACCGGATCGGCTACACCACGCTGAACCTCGGGCAGCTGAAGATCTTGCAGGAGGTGATCGCGCTGGCCGTGTTCGTGCCTTTCGCGGTGCTCTCCATGAAGCAGCCGCTGAGGCTCAACTACCTGTGGGCTGCACTGTGCATCTGCGCGGCGGTGTATTTCGTGTTTCAGGATTCACCGAAATCGGCTGTCGGGCCGTGA